The Balearica regulorum gibbericeps isolate bBalReg1 chromosome 5, bBalReg1.pri, whole genome shotgun sequence genomic interval TCCGCACCCAGAGTACCGGGATGGCCAGAAAACCTGCGGTGCGGCGAGCGCCGCTGACCCACAGCTTTGCCGTCCTCCTGGCACAAACCCTCCGCATTTCCTGAGTGGGGAAAACcccatttctcagaaaaatatcagGCATGGGTTTCCCTTCATCATCCTCTCCCTCAGCCTCCAGGAGCCGGCCACCGAGCAGGAAGGATGTTGGCATTTCCAAAACCCACATAGTTTGTAGCTCTGGGCCCTGGTGCTTTTTTGATTCAGATGTTTTTTACCTCCCTGCTGATTTCTTcaagctttcttctttctttttccaccctTCAACCCCTTTTCTGGCAGCCACAAAAACCTCACCACGGCGGCAAGACCTTGTCATAGATGTGGAAacaaaagggaggagaaagctCTCAAAACCCAACGTGCAGACCCAGCGGTTGGgaagggggttttgggggggccGGGCGCTGCCCCCGCACCGCTGGCATGTCCCCGCTGTGACCGAGTAACCCCGGCAGCACGGCTCTGCCCCGACCTGCCCGGGGCAGAAATTGCCCGAGATggcaaaaagcaaagctgagcagTCGAGGTGCCCGCCCCATGGCATCGCCTGCCCCATGGCATCGCCCGCCCCATGGCATCGCCTGCCCCATGGCATCGCCTGCCCCATGGCATCGCCCGCCCCATGGGCATCCCCCTCCGCCTGCCCCCAGACCGTGCCCGGGGCTGCGGCTCTCCCCCCGCCTGGCCCTGAGCCCCCAGCCCGCCGGGGAGCCCACCCCACCCCGTGGCCCATCCCGAGAGGCCCCGTGCGCCCGCCCCGGTGCGCTGCGTGGTGTCAGGCGGGTGGCCCCACCCCGGCAAACCCTTCCTCTCGCCTATAACTAGCCAGGGTGCCCGTGCCCTGCTCCTTGCCGGTGCCGGGCTGCCATGGAGAACTTCCCCCAGTCCGTCAGCATCAACATGCAGCCCTACGGCCGGAACGGGGCAGGTTCCCCAGCCACCGCCTTCGGCCCCACCATCACCTCTTTTGTTCGGCCGGAGCCCGTCCCCAGCCCCCCGGACTTTGTGCTCTGGTCCTTCTTCAACGCCATGTTCTGCAACCCCTTCTGCCTGGGCTTCATCGCGCTCATCTTCTCCGTTAAGGTGAGGGAAAAgtcacccccaccccacccacccccctgCCCGGCTCAGGGGTCCCACCTTCTGCCTGCCCCCATGCCAGGGTTCCCTAATCCCATCTCACCCTGTCCCATCTTGTCCCACCCCACCGAATCCCACCCTGTCCCATCCTGCCCTACCCCGCCCCGGCTCGCCCCAAACCGCCCCATCCCCACCTCGCTCCGCACCCTGCGTCCCCGGCAAAGCCACCGTTCGAGGGCCACCCGTCCTCCTTCGGTGCTTCGGGAAAGGGGGACCGGGGCAGCACGGCGGGTCCGGCTCTCCTCCCACGGACCCGAGCGAGCCCCGAACCATCTCCCGCCGGGGGGATAAGGTGGGCAGCCGGCTCCCGGCTCCCTCCCACGGCGCTCCTGAAACCACCGCGCAGCTTTGCCCCTACCTGAGATAAGAAACAACCGATCCCTGCGTGTTTTTCCTTCGTTACCTTGGCAGCGAATCATTTTTATTGGGCGCCCTGATAACCGCAGAGACGCACATGTCAGCGTCTGCCGGCACCGCAGGAAGTGCCGTGTGGGCGCTCCCGACCGGACCCCCCCTTCTGCCCCGCTCTCCCCCTCCTGcgctgctgccccagcccccccagagGACTGGGCAGCGCGTTGCTAAGCATAATGGCTTTTAATAAGCCATTAAGAAAGTGCTTTCAGGCTGCCGTGAGCTCCCTTTCCGCCGCATCGGGGTGGGTTTCATGGGCTTGCGGCAGAGCCCGGTGGATCCCGGTGCCAGGCTTTGACGAGGTCGGCTGCTTGATGGTGAGGGAGACCGGGATGTCCCCTCAGCCCATCGCCACCGCCTCCGGCTCGTGCCGTTTCGCTACCCATCTCCCTCTCCTGATCCGCAGGCCAGGGATCGCAAAATCGCCCAGGACccggcagctgctggcagctaCGGGAGGACGGCCAAGCACCTGAACGTGGCAGCGCTCTGCCTGGGCATCGTGTTTACCATCATCTGCATCGTGCTGCTGGCCTTGTTCTACAACAACGCGCGGACCGGCGGACACTTCTAACCCCGTCCCACCGAGGAGCAGCGGCACCAGGGCCttgtttttccctcccctccatcctGCTCGTCCGAAACCCACCCGCCTCGCTCCGGGGGGTAGAcgtgcagctcctgcaggactTTTCTCCCCACTCCCACCAGACAAGGGGGTGTCCTTAGGCGCCCTCCTGATGCACCCTGACTGAGACAACCCTCTTCAGCATGAACCCATGGGGTGAGCTCACAGCAAATAAAGCTCCTTCCCCACCCTTCTCCTTGGAAACATCATGCTTTTGGGCTTTGGGAGGTGTTattcccccccccaggcacctCCACCTCGGGGGGCTGGGGGTACCCCATAACTCAGATGAGTGGGGAGGCAGGGCTGAacaaggaagagcagcagggaaggggcttGGAAAGGGGGTGCGACGTTGGTGCTGTCTATAAACACGCACACCCTCCCGGGCGCGGTTAGAGATACCCCGCGCCCTTCCCAGACCGATTTCTGTgcttcctcctgcccaccctACGCAGCACCCCAGGCAGAGATGGCCTC includes:
- the LOC142601950 gene encoding interferon-induced transmembrane protein 1-like, with amino-acid sequence MENFPQSVSINMQPYGRNGAGSPATAFGPTITSFVRPEPVPSPPDFVLWSFFNAMFCNPFCLGFIALIFSVKARDRKIAQDPAAAGSYGRTAKHLNVAALCLGIVFTIICIVLLALFYNNARTGGHF